The window AGTTTTGtacgtaagaattgatttagcacagctgctctgttgttgttagcagcactgggtcaggcatgtgtgagcggaccaatcagagTAGACTGTGTATTCAGGAggcgggccttaaagagacaggagctaaaacagagcgtgtCAGACGGAGAAGGATCACGGGgcattgtatgtatttttttaagcattaaagAATGTAAATTATGAACCGGaataaaatgtctccttttaaCTAAATTCATGCagacatattatattatattattatacagGAACACTTATACAATTATTACATACAATGTTAAAGGGAACTTCTACATGGATATAATGTGTCATGAAGCGTTGTTCATTCAAGTTTTATACATAAAAGTGATGCAtttcaaactcttctgtctctcttaaTAAATCACACACCTAGTTATTTAATTCAGGGTCTTCAGAGTTTTTCAGGCTGGAAATAGAGATGACTACTTTCGCACTTTCATCTTAAATTGAGCAAATAATTACATGTTACAAAACAATCCATTGTGGCTCACAAGAATGTCAACATACTTGGGTTAATAAAACAGATTATGGGCTAACATGCTTCAATAAGAAAGAGTCAGCTGACTAGTTTGCATGACTGCACAAGGAAACACGGACAGCAaggtcaatgttgtgtaaaatatTTTAAGACTGTATCCTTGGTTAAAATATGTAGGATTCACGATAATGTTTATTTATAGAcacatagaaaataaaaataaaaaaaattgaatcaAACAATAATTTGGCGGCGTCACTGCACTAACTCTGAGGATGAAATTGCGACTCTTTAATTTGAACTTATTTAAGTTAGATGGAAAGTTTAGATCTACAGAATCAACAGTTCTAGGCAATTATATTTTAGGGGTTCTTGATGTCAGACTATCTGGACGTAATTTATCTATCAGGTGGTCAAAGTAGCAGCATGAGAAGCTCATtaaggcaggaaaaaaaacaacaaaattacaACAGCCGACAAGAGGCTGAATAATGAgatgaagaacaaaaaaatgtgacGCAGAGCCAAGAACCGTGCAGCGGGTTTCATCCAAGCACTTTGGATGATGAAAAAAGACAGAACTTAAAAAAGGCATTCAGCATCAAACAAGCCAGGCCAACGAACAgtaaacaaagcaacaaaattaaaaaataatttttttttaatatacatatGTGGAAATCTGGTCTGTTATTCGAGTCTACTACAGCCTATGTATGTGGTATCCTAGTGGGAGGATTCTCACCTGCTCTCCTGACGGGGCAGGTTGCTAGCTGGCTGTGTCTCCTCAGGCAAAAGTGAGTGCCGTGCATCGACCAGGGGCTGGTCAGTGGTGGAGGTggtagaggaggagaaggaggaggtgtaGGGGGCCACGGCCAGAGTACTGCTGGCTCCGACACTGGGCCCCATGCTTGAGGGATGTAAGGAGGGGCAACAGAAAGGGGAAGGGTGGAGTGTAGATTGTGCATCAGCTGACAGGGAGGGTGCAcaagggatggagggagaagagggTTCAGGCTCTTGCAAAGATTGCCCAATCTTTGACTCTGAGAGAGTTCTCGAGTTGGGTGCTACTTTGGCGTGGAGGTCTTCGAAACTGATGCATTTCTCTGTAAGACGAGACTTTTGCAGTGAATTGGACTGATTGTAATTTGCTTCTTCTTTGTTGGTGTTGTCTCCTTGCAAATCTGCCTGTTTATTGAAAGCCATTAAAGTAGAAAGGGCTGATTTAGTGGGCTGGTATGACAGTGGTCCTTCACTGACTCGTGAAATATTTTGAACGAGGGACAGCAACTGTTCAAACTCTCCGAAGTCTCCACTTCTGCTCTGGTGGTTTGGGCTGCCACTGCTGTTCTGTCGGGACACTCCTTTCGGTCTAAAACGAGCACTAACCACACCCGAAAATGTCTCCTTCTGGTCAAGCGGGCCTCTTTTACCCTCTGGATTTCCATTATCATCAATCGTCTTTTTGAAATCGTCCACACTTCTTGTTAAATCCGCTCTGGATTCAAGATCGAGTGGAACAGATGTTCCGCTTTGTGGCGACAAAGCGGCCACCTCTCTTCTGTTTACCCTGGAGTTACCGTGTGGAGCCACGTTATTCAGATCACATCGACAATCTTCTGCCCGGCAGTTGTCGTGGCACACCGGAGAGACTTTGCACAGTTTATTCGATGACGCAGTAATCTCAAAGGAAGAGTTCATCTCAGGTATGTAGGTGTCCTttaaagtgaacatttcctgCGGTGAGGTCACGGTCTCCGAATGGTAAGCGGCAATCACTGAAGCTTCTGACGTTTGTGGGAATGTGCCACCAAAGCTGTTGATGCCTTTGAGAGTATCAACTACCTCAGACTGGGAAGAGCCATCAGAGTCGATAAAACTAAAATCTGAATTGTTCACGTTCATGTTCAGATCTCCTAAAGTTAAGGAGAAAGAGACGTTGTTGTTGATGCCTGGGGTGTCAGGCGGATCAAACTCTGTCTCCTCTTCCGGAGTGGTTGTAATTTCTGGTACCGTTGCGTCTGGCTTTGAAGAAGAAGTAGTGGTAGAATTAGTAGATGAAAAGTTCATGAGGTCTGCAGCAGATATCTCTCTACTGAGAACCATTTTTGGTTCTGAGTTCTTATTGCCAGAAAGTCCTTCGTCGTTCAGCATATCTTGTACCTTTGCATCTGGCTTCGAGGAATTAGTAACAGAAGTCGTAGAAGGCAAGTTCAAAAGTTCTGTAACAGATATCTCCCTCTCCAGAACCATTTTAGGTCCTGAGTTCACAGATGTGAAATTATTTCCAGAATTTTCTTCAGCGTTGGCGGACAAACGATGGCTGTTCACTCTGGGTTGCCCAAAGTTTCCTCTACACGCACGTCCGTACAAGTCTTGCTCGAACAACATCCCTCCCCAGCAGTCGGTGTCATCTTCTAAAGGTTCATATTTGaactttttcagcttttcttcGGAGATGAATCCTGGTGAAGTTACATTTGTGTAGGGTTGGGAGTTCATGCTTAGGGAGTCCGATATCTCGCTGCTCGTGTGAGGGTCCGGGGATATACTGCTTCTTTTGCTTTGTAACGAGGCCACGCCGGTCTGTGAGAGGAGGTAGGCTTCTTTATGGACGGCTAGCTCTTGACCTCTGTGCAGCCAGCCGTCAGAGTAAATCTCGTTCACCGGAGTTCTTACAAGTCTCCTCGGGGGCAAAGGTGGAGGCTCTTCTTCGCATGTCTGCAGCTCTTGTGCGTGATTAACTGGAGGGTAACTATATCGCTGAGATGAAGTCGGACTTGTCCTCGGCTGCTTGTGAGGAAGACTTCCTTTAGGAGAGTTGAGCCTGCTGGAGGCGAAGGCATCGAACCAGTCGTCCCATTCTCCTGCACTCCCTGACGCAGAGCAAGGGGCAGAATGGTTCGGGGAGTTAGGCCTGGCTGCTTTGGGTAGTATCGCAGGGAGAGATACCTGCCTAGCTACCGGCCTGGGGCGCTCCCGCTTTATGGAAGCCGTGTTCGAAGCGTACACATCATGAGCAGGGCTGGGTGTGCAGGGCTGGGAGGGGAGGGTAGTGTAATGAAAGGGGGATGAGCTAGAAGAGGAGCAAGGCGCAAAAGGAGGGGACCTCTGTGACTCCTCAGCTACGAGCTCCTCGATAAAGGGGTTGTGTTGTGAGGAGAAAGGGTTGGAAGGGGAGAGGGGGGTCGAGgcgggagagggagagggggtgaAGGGATTGGTGTGATTGCAGTCGCCGGGTGAGACATGACCGGAGGGGagggcagagggtgaggagcaCTGAGGGGCTACAGGGGagcgaggagggaggggagggggtacATCTGAGCTGCTTTCTACCTTAGGAGAAATTTCCAGCCTGTAGAGGAAAATAGGGCACAATAGCTTTGCTTAGTTAATGATGTGCCAGGTCACCAAATGGGGAACATCTTTTCTTACACAAACAGAGAAGACAAACCAAAGTATGAGCTGATATTCCACAACAGAGTCTGCTCTCTAGAAAACCCAACCAGCATCAGTCAGTCAAATGAAAGAATTATGAAAACGGTAACACAAAGTTTATCAAAGAAGCAAAGCGTCATTTTTGCAACATAATCAAGcggagcaaaaaaataaataatgcattgtAGCCACTCAAGACAATTCAGGATCTGCATTGGCAGCTATTCTGCTGGGTGAGCTCGTATATCAACGTGGAATGATTTTCTGCACATCCGTTAGCGGAAGCATTTTGTCTAAACCACGGTGATGTTGCATCTTCGATAGAGAAGAAACGTAGACACACGCTGGTGAGGGAAATGGAAATGCTGGAGTgccatttgtggaaaaaaaacatatagcGTGAGATAATGATGAAGCGTGGTtggaaaatggagaaaaagtaAATCCATTTTCAAATAAGCAGAGCAAACAGTGAACTCAAGCCTCCCGTGTGCCTATGGATAGAAAGTGCATTCGTCAGACACTGTGGAGCCCAAACACGAGCCTGTTAATGACCCCGACTCACCTTGGCTTGTTCTGGGAGTCACCGGAGCCGAACCAGCCTTTGAGCCTCCCCTCAGATGTCGAAGCTGCCTGGTTCAGGTCTGACTTAGCTGGGAGGGAATCGCTCCTCCCTCCAGAGAATAACGTCATTCTTAGCTTCCTCCCTTTGTCAGGTGAACCTGCGGTCGAAACGGCGCCTGGCATCACTGCCTGTACGGGTTGACCTCCTATCTGAGCTTGTTGAGCCGTGGAAGACGATGCCTGAGCTTCTTTTtcatcctccttttcctctttcttcgTCTTGTCGAAGGACCAGCGTCGGCCCTCTGCAAAGGAACCTTTGTCCTCGCCTCTCTTGGTGAGGTTCTGCAGGGAGCGCGACAGCGGTGAACACTTCTCCAGCAGGACCAGTTTGGACGGATGGGCTGCTGAGCTCTTCGGAGTGGACGGCTCAGAGTCGTAGACGTGGCTTCCATTTATACACAAGGAAGACTTGGACTGAGTCATGGTGGAACCCTTGAGAGACTCCACCGCGGGATTTGAACGAGGGAAGGCTGTTGTGATCTTGCTAGCTTCGTCGCTGAAGGCTCGCTTGTGTGTGAGAACCTTTGTCGTGTGCTGGCTGGTGAGCACTGTTGGAAGGAAGGACGGAAGGAAGGAAGGTTAACAAAAATGAGCTGTTCAAGTCTAGATCTGAGAAAACGTTTCTTCCAAACTGTTTGCTTTAACGATAGGATCGATGATTCTGCAGAGAGCTAGTcaattgttgagtctcatttgcAGGCTTGTCATTATCGACGCTTTGGGTTTGTGTTCAGTCCAAAAATGTAACCCAAAACTTTGATAACTGACAATCAACAATCTTTATCCAGAATTGCCTTCTCTACCTTTAGATGAATGGTGAGCTATTCTGGATGAacacagttgattgttgagtcccATTGATGGGTTTGCCGGTATTTAACGAATGAGACCCAACTGGAAGCGACTGTGGCGCAGAATCAGCGATGAACCCCCAAAAAAAGATATTTGACAACCTTGGCCTGAGAAAATATCTTTCTATCTTTCTCATGAAACGCTAAAAAAGTGCATTTACATATC of the Sparus aurata chromosome 18, fSpaAur1.1, whole genome shotgun sequence genome contains:
- the rab11fip5b gene encoding rab11 family-interacting protein 1 isoform X2; the protein is MTASMFDLTMKDKPRSAFGKLKDRVTGRKRGDVESSSAIVPGRYAALSGSQGFGEEGGVMVEPPDAEVVEEKRSKMKDFFKGRLRKSSDTRSCSSLASESSVSSENTGPPPSLDLLSDPPSSPIYTSKVRVDTHYGETDLAKKVLTSQHTTKVLTHKRAFSDEASKITTAFPRSNPAVESLKGSTMTQSKSSLCINGSHVYDSEPSTPKSSAAHPSKLVLLEKCSPLSRSLQNLTKRGEDKGSFAEGRRWSFDKTKKEEKEDEKEAQASSSTAQQAQIGGQPVQAVMPGAVSTAGSPDKGRKLRMTLFSGGRSDSLPAKSDLNQAASTSEGRLKGWFGSGDSQNKPRLEISPKVESSSDVPPPLPPRSPVAPQCSSPSALPSGHVSPGDCNHTNPFTPSPSPASTPLSPSNPFSSQHNPFIEELVAEESQRSPPFAPCSSSSSSPFHYTTLPSQPCTPSPAHDVYASNTASIKRERPRPVARQVSLPAILPKAARPNSPNHSAPCSASGSAGEWDDWFDAFASSRLNSPKGSLPHKQPRTSPTSSQRYSYPPVNHAQELQTCEEEPPPLPPRRLVRTPVNEIYSDGWLHRGQELAVHKEAYLLSQTGVASLQSKRSSISPDPHTSSEISDSLSMNSQPYTNVTSPGFISEEKLKKFKYEPLEDDTDCWGGMLFEQDLYGRACRGNFGQPRVNSHRLSANAEENSGNNFTSVNSGPKMVLEREISVTELLNLPSTTSVTNSSKPDAKVQDMLNDEGLSGNKNSEPKMVLSREISAADLMNFSSTNSTTTSSSKPDATVPEITTTPEEETEFDPPDTPGINNNVSFSLTLGDLNMNVNNSDFSFIDSDGSSQSEVVDTLKGINSFGGTFPQTSEASVIAAYHSETVTSPQEMFTLKDTYIPEMNSSFEITASSNKLCKVSPVCHDNCRAEDCRCDLNNVAPHGNSRVNRREVAALSPQSGTSVPLDLESRADLTRSVDDFKKTIDDNGNPEGKRGPLDQKETFSGVVSARFRPKGVSRQNSSGSPNHQSRSGDFGEFEQLLSLVQNISRVSEGPLSYQPTKSALSTLMAFNKQADLQGDNTNKEEANYNQSNSLQKSRLTEKCISFEDLHAKVAPNSRTLSESKIGQSLQEPEPSSPSIPCAPSLSADAQSTLHPSPFCCPSLHPSSMGPSVGASSTLAVAPYTSSFSSSTTSTTDQPLVDARHSLLPEETQPASNLPRQESRPHPVKPLTSSQLEKKEGRSVLEKLKSSIHPGRTAQQVAAEPERSQEPAVDRSAQYQHLTNMELISLLLQQEMDMQKQQAASEQQEAQLYKCEAELRKVKLQVRDLEDYIDNLLLRIMEQTPTLLQVRTRHK
- the rab11fip5b gene encoding rab11 family-interacting protein 1 isoform X1, with the protein product MMSLIDLDDDQRWVPTHVNVTVLRARGLRTKGKHGSRYLYTIIQVGKDKYTTGLVEKAEVPEWNEECCFELLPGILEDGGRGAFPHGSGDLVLTVMHRVLIGLDVFLGQTIIPLDKIFQEGMCPRDEWFKLNSKAGRKEKERGELQVTVQFTRNNMTASMFDLTMKDKPRSAFGKLKDRVTGRKRGDVESSSAIVPGRYAALSGSQGFGEEGGVMVEPPDAEVVEEKRSKMKDFFKGRLRKSSDTRSCSSLASESSVSSENTGPPPSLDLLSDPPSSPIYTSKVRVDTHYGETDLAKKVLTSQHTTKVLTHKRAFSDEASKITTAFPRSNPAVESLKGSTMTQSKSSLCINGSHVYDSEPSTPKSSAAHPSKLVLLEKCSPLSRSLQNLTKRGEDKGSFAEGRRWSFDKTKKEEKEDEKEAQASSSTAQQAQIGGQPVQAVMPGAVSTAGSPDKGRKLRMTLFSGGRSDSLPAKSDLNQAASTSEGRLKGWFGSGDSQNKPRLEISPKVESSSDVPPPLPPRSPVAPQCSSPSALPSGHVSPGDCNHTNPFTPSPSPASTPLSPSNPFSSQHNPFIEELVAEESQRSPPFAPCSSSSSSPFHYTTLPSQPCTPSPAHDVYASNTASIKRERPRPVARQVSLPAILPKAARPNSPNHSAPCSASGSAGEWDDWFDAFASSRLNSPKGSLPHKQPRTSPTSSQRYSYPPVNHAQELQTCEEEPPPLPPRRLVRTPVNEIYSDGWLHRGQELAVHKEAYLLSQTGVASLQSKRSSISPDPHTSSEISDSLSMNSQPYTNVTSPGFISEEKLKKFKYEPLEDDTDCWGGMLFEQDLYGRACRGNFGQPRVNSHRLSANAEENSGNNFTSVNSGPKMVLEREISVTELLNLPSTTSVTNSSKPDAKVQDMLNDEGLSGNKNSEPKMVLSREISAADLMNFSSTNSTTTSSSKPDATVPEITTTPEEETEFDPPDTPGINNNVSFSLTLGDLNMNVNNSDFSFIDSDGSSQSEVVDTLKGINSFGGTFPQTSEASVIAAYHSETVTSPQEMFTLKDTYIPEMNSSFEITASSNKLCKVSPVCHDNCRAEDCRCDLNNVAPHGNSRVNRREVAALSPQSGTSVPLDLESRADLTRSVDDFKKTIDDNGNPEGKRGPLDQKETFSGVVSARFRPKGVSRQNSSGSPNHQSRSGDFGEFEQLLSLVQNISRVSEGPLSYQPTKSALSTLMAFNKQADLQGDNTNKEEANYNQSNSLQKSRLTEKCISFEDLHAKVAPNSRTLSESKIGQSLQEPEPSSPSIPCAPSLSADAQSTLHPSPFCCPSLHPSSMGPSVGASSTLAVAPYTSSFSSSTTSTTDQPLVDARHSLLPEETQPASNLPRQESRPHPVKPLTSSQLEKKEGRSVLEKLKSSIHPGRTAQQVAAEPERSQEPAVDRSAQYQHLTNMELISLLLQQEMDMQKQQAASEQQEAQLYKCEAELRKVKLQVRDLEDYIDNLLLRIMEQTPTLLQVRTRHK